The DNA sequence GCCGCTGCTGCGGGGGTGTGCAGGTGTCACGCCCATTCCACGGCCTCGTCGCAGCGTCGGCGGATGTCGTCACGGGCCGTGACGATGACGAGCGTCCAGGGGGCCTGGCGGTCGAACAGCGACTCGATCAATTGCGGGCAGTCGGCGATGTCGAGGGCGTCGAGCATCCCGTTGATGAGCAGCAGCCGTGGGCGTCCGACGATGGCCCGGGCGATCGACAGCCGGGAAATGGCGTTGGCCGACAGCGGGCGGCCGTCGGCGGCCAGCGCCGTGCCGACCCCCCGGGGCAGGCGCGCGACGTCGTCGGCGAGACCGACCATCTCCAGCGCCCGACGCACGTCGACGGCCGAAATGTCGCTGCGGCCGACGCGGACGTTCTCGGCGACCGTGTCGGCGAACGTCTCCGATTGCCCGACGTAGGCCACCTGGAGACGGGTCGCGGTCCGGTCGAGCGACCGGGCGTCGAGCCCGTCGAATTCGAGCAAACCCTGGTCGGGCAGGCGGAGCAGGGCGAGCGTCTCCAGCAGCGTGGTCTTGCCGCTGCCGGACGGTCCGTAGACGGCGATCCGCCGCCCCGGCGGCACCTCGAGCCGGAGCGTCTTGCCCGGGCGGCTCACCACCTCGGCGACAACGGCCATCGGCCGCTCGGTCGCCGGCAGCAGTTCGCCGCCAGAGTGCTCCAGCGGCAGCGTGTCGATGACGCCGAGCTTGTCGAGCGCCGCCTGGAGGTCGTAGAAGGTCTCGATGTACTTGCCGATCTTCGAGATCGCCGACAGCACCAGCGCCACCATCAGCTCGCCGGCGACGAGCTGGCCGAGCGTCAGCTGGCGGTTGATCACCAGCCATCCGCCGAGGCCGAGAAGCACCGTGCTGCCGATCGCGTCGAGGAGCAGGGCGAACAGGTTCTGCCGCCAGACGACGGAGAAGTGGCGCCGCCGCGCCTGCACGTAGGCGTCGGCGAGCTCGTCGGCACGGGCGTGGGCGAGGTCGCCGCCGCGGCCGAAGCGGAACGTGTGGGGGCACTTGGCGAGCTCCTCGAGCCAGGCCGCCACGTCGAACTTGGCGTAGCTCTCGGCGATGCTCGTCCGCACCCCGCCGCGTCCCAGGATCGTGAGCATGAAGATCACGAGGATCGCCGTGACGACCGCGAACGTCAGCAGCGTGGGGTGGTAGAAGGCGAGTACCATCAGGCCGACCACCGAGATCATCAGGATCCCGATCCCCTCGACCAGCAGCGAGGCGACTGCCTTTTGCACCGACGAGACCTCGAAGAACCGGTTGACGATATCGGTCGGGTTGCGGCCGTCGAAGGCGGCGATCTCGGCCCGGGCGAAGTGGTCGGCGAAGGCATCGGCGGTGCGCACGAAGATCCGCCGCTGCAGGCACTCGGCGACCAGCAGCTGCAGCGAGCGCAGCGCCGCCGAGAGGAGCAGGAAGCCGAGCATCACCCCCGAGAGCACGAGCACCGGCCAGAGCTGGAAGCCGAAGCTGACGGTCGTCACCAGTTGCTCGATCGCGACCGGCGTCACGATCGAGAGGATACCGACGGCGGTGGCGAACAGAGCCAGCGTGAGGCAATCGGAGCGCTCGAGGCGCAGCAGCACAGCGAGCCGCTGCCAGCTCGACACGGAGGCCGCGCCGCTGCCATGGTCACCGCCCATGCCGAGCCGTCACCTACGCTTCGGGGAGCAGGGGGGTGCGCTCGTCGCGGGCCGGGGCGGAAGCGGTGCCGACGGGTGCCGGCCGCGGCAGCCGTCGGGCCCGTTCGATTTCGCGGCCGACCGACTGGCCGATCCGCTGGCAGGCACGCTCGATGGCCATCTCCCAGTCGGAATCGACGACCAGCGCGAAAACGTCACCCGCGTTTCGCACCCGGGCCCGGATCCGGCACGACTTGTCGATGCCCGCGCCGAGATCGCGACCGCCATGGAGGAGCACCACGACGCTGCTCACGGCGCGACGGTGCCGGCCGAGCGCCAGGCGCAGGCGGACGTCGATCGAGTCACGGAGCCGGTCAGCCCCGGGAAGCCCGTCGTGAAGTAATTCCCACTCCATCGCCACCTCCGCCACTCGGTCGATACCCGAACCCGCCTTCTCTTCTCATCGTCATTGGTAGGCAGGCAGCTTCCATTGGACAAATAGAATGTTTTGGTTCGGGATATTGAAAAAATCTTTTTCCTGCAGTGAACTTCGTTATTTTCGTGGGTACAGGCCGATCCTGCCCATCTGTTGAGGGGGGTCTGGGGAGGCCGCTGTGGCGGGTTTGGCGCGCGGGGAAGGGAGCGAACCGGGATGGAATGGCTCAACTACCACCACCTCCTCTATTTCTGGATGACCGCCCGGGAAGGGAGCATCACGCAAGCCTGCCGCAGGCTCCATCTCACCCAGCCCACCGTGAGCGGCCAGATCCGGGCCCTCGAGCGGTCCGTCCAGGCGAAGCTTTTCGAGCGCTCCGGGCGGTCGCTGGTGCTGACCGAGACCGGCACCGTCGTGTTCCGCTACGCCGAGGAGATCTTCGCGCTCGGCCGCGAGCTTCAAGATGCCCTCGCCGACCGCCCGACGGGGCGTGCGATGCGGTTCTCGGTCGGTGTCGCCGACGCCCTCCCCAAGGTTCTCGTCCACCGCCTCCTCGAGCCGGCGCTCCACCTCGACGCCGACATCCGGGTGACGTGCATCGACGGCGAGCCGGAGCGCCTCCTGGCAAGGCTGGCGCTCCACGAGCTCGATCTCGTGGTCACCGACTATCCCGCCAGCCCGCGGGTCGGCGCCAAGACGTTCAGCCACTTGCTCGGCGATTGCGGCGTCTCCTTCCTCGCCACCGAGACCCTGGCCCGCCAATACAGGCGCGGGTTTCCGCAGTCGCTCACCGGCGCGCCGCTGCTCCTTCCGGTGCCCGGCACGACACTCCGCCGGTCGCTCGACCAGTGGTTCGACGAGGAGGAAATCCGCCCGCGGATCCGCGGTGAGATCGCCGACAGCGGGCTGCTCAAGGCGTTCGCCGCGAGCGGCGCCGGCATCTTCGCCACCCCTTCGGCGGTCGAGGAGGAAGTGGCCCAGATGTACGGCGTGACCGTCGTCGGACGGGAGGAATCGCTTCGCGAGCGGTTCTACGCGATCTCGGTCGAAAAACGCCTCAAGCATCCGGCCGTCGTGGCGATCTCGCAGCAAGCGCGGCGGCAGGTGTTTCGCAGCTGACGGGCCGGACCGTCAGGGAGCGGCGGGGAGGAGCCGGGCGAGCGCCGCGCGGACGGCGGCCGCCGGCAGGGCGTGGGTCGTCGTCCGGTCGAAGCGGGCGATCGACAGGCCCACCGCCCGCCCGTCGAGACCGACGACGACGCCGCCGCAGGCGTCGGCGGGGAGCACCGAGTCGTGGCTGAAGGCGGCCGGGAAGCCCTGCCGACGCTCGCTCACCGGACCACTGAAGGCCAGATCGCGGCGCCGGGGACGGTCCGACTGGGCGTCGGCCATCGGCACGAGCGTCGCCTCGGTCTGGCGCCATAGCCCTTCGCGGCAGTAGTCGATCGTGACGCGGTCACCGATCGCACCGGCCCTGATCGCCGTCGCGAGATCCTCGGCGGTCAGCGTGGGCAAGCCGTCGAGGGCGACGATCCGGTCGCCGCGCCGCAACCCCGCGGCGCGGGCCGGGCCGCTCGGGCTGACGCGCTTGAGGACCGTGCCGGTAACCGCCGGATCGTCGTCGAGCGTGATCCCCAGGGCGGGCGTGTCGTCGTCATCGCCGACGTAGCGCGTCCGCGCCGGAATCGGCCGCGTCCCCACGCTCACCGCGCCGACCGCCAGCGGCCGCCGCGCCGGGCCAGGCGTCACGACGAAGCGCCCTACCTCGGGCTCGCCGTCGGCCCAGCGAATCGGCTCGAGACCGGTGGCCTCGACCTTGACCAGCACCAGATCGAGCGCCTCGTCGGCGGCGACGAGCGTGGCGTCGAGCGAGCGCCCGCCGACGCGGCAGCGGATCTCCCCGGGCAGTTCGCTGCGCTTGGTGAGGATCCACCCGTCGGCACCGACGACCACGCCGAGCGCCACGCGGCGGTCGTCGTCGAGGATCTCGACGACCGACAACGCCGCCTCGGCCGCGATCGGCGCGAAGCGGTCGCGGATCGCCGGGTGGCGGAGGCTCTCGTCGCGGAAGTCCGACTGCAGCGCCGGCGACGTCGGCTTGCCGTCGGCCCGCTTGCCGCCGCGCAGTTCGTCCCACTGCCGGCGGTAGACCTCGATCGGGACGCTGAAGTTGTCGCGGACGTCGGTGGCGATGCTCGTGCCGATCCCCACCAGCCGGCCGTCGAGATCGACCAGCGGCCCCCCCGAGTCACCCGGCTGGAGCGTGCAGTCGGTGACCAGCGAGAAGCGCTGGAAACGCTCGTCGCGGAGCACGCCACGGAGCCGTCCGAGGCGCACCGGCGCCGGCCGCCCCGCGACGATCCCGTCGGAGTGGCCGGCCGCGAGGCACCAGTCGCCGATCGACAGCGACGTCGAATCGCCAAGCTCCACATGTGGCCACGGGCCCGGCTCGCTGATCTGCAGCATCCCGGCGTCGGTCGCCCGGTCGTGGCCGAGCGCCGTGGCGCGCGTGACGCGGCCATCGGAGAGGAGCACGGCGAAGTCACCGTCGAAGCCCTCCATCGCATGGGCGACGGTGAGGATCAGCCCGTCGGGGGAGACGATCACGCCGCTGGCCACGCCATGCTCGATCAAGCCGCCGTCGGCGCTGCCGAGGCCGACGGTGGCCGCGAGCATCCGCCGGGCGGCGGCCACGCTCCGCACTTCCTCGGCGAGAAACGGCGCGGCGCCACGCTCCTGAGCATGCGCCTTTCCGGACTGCACGAGCGCGACGGCCAGGACCACCGCGAGCCCCGCGCCACGCAGGACGGCGTTCGATCGGCTCATCGGGTCGGCTCCTCGGCGAGCGCCTCGCGGTAGGCGCGCAGCCGGCGCCGAAACGCCCGCTTCTCCGACTTGTCGCCCCGATCGGCGACGAGCTCGACCGCCCGTTCCTGGTGCGTCACGGCCGCCGCGCGGTCGCCGGCGAGGAAGTGCGCATGGGCCAGCGTGTCGAGGGCGAACGGATCGGCGTGGTCGAGGAGGTCGTCGGCGCGGGTCGCGAGGCGGAGCGCGACGGCGATCGCGGCCGGCGTCGCCCCGGGCAGGTCGAGGATCCGCTGGGCGACGTCGTTGAGGAGCTCGGCGTCGTGATCGGCCGGGCCATCGAGGAGGTCGGCCGCCGCGGCGCAGCCGGCCTCGAAATCGCCTTTCTGGAACAGGAGCACCTCGACCTTCATCCCGGCGGCCCGCCCCGCGAGGCGCGGCTGGGCGGCGGCCATCGCGCGAATCGTGTCGAGCGCCTCGTCCCAGCGCCCCCGTTCGACCGCCGTGAACGCCGCCTCCTCGAGGAGCCGGGCCCTCTTCGCGGCGGCCGCCTCGGCGGCGGCGTCGAACCCCCCCGAGATCATCCGCTCGACGACGTCGTCGAGCCCGTCGAGCGGGTGGCCGATCCAGGCGATCGTTCCCGCGCCGTCGACGACGAACGACGTCGGCACGCCCGCCTCGCCGGCCGGCACCATCCACCCCTTCCACGACACCCCCTCCGGCTCCTCGTCGCGCCGCCGCCGCGGCTGTTCGTCGTAGCGGTCGACGGCGATCCGGACGCCGAGCGGTGGTTCGAGATCGGCAAGCAAGCCGGTGGCCTCTTCCTCCCGCTCGGGAGGGTCGGTGACGATCAGGACGAACTCCACCCCGCGGCGTTTGAACCGGCCGGCGAGATCGGCGACGTGGGGGAGCGACTCGAGGCTCGAGGCGCTGCGCGTGTCGATGAAGGTGAGGGCGTAGATGCGGCCCGGTTCGAAGCGGCCGATCGGCTGGCCGCCGATCCAACGGCTCGCCGCCAGCACCGGCGCCGGGTCGCCGACGGCGAGCGACCCCTCGTCGGCCGCGGCGGCCCGCGCTCCGACCAGCAGCCCGACGACCACACCGAGAGCCGCGAGCCTGCCATGCATCGGATGACCTGCCAATCCCTGGGCCGAGCGGTCGCACCTCGCGACGCTCTCGACTCTACCCCTCCTCCGCCAGCCGCTCAACGCGTCGACTGCCACGGCGGCTATTGCCGCTGCGCACACTCCTCCCCGCAACTCTCCCGGCGGAAAACCGTTTCCTGGTCGATCGGGCAGCCTGGTTCGATTCGATAGGAAGGCAGCGCCGAGTCCGCCCCCCTCGGCAGGAGCTCCGATGAGTGACTTCGGAAACCACCGTTCGAAGGATCGCTCCGGTCAGCTGGCACTTCGCGGCAGAGCCGCGGCGCTCGTGCTCGCCGCCTTGGCCATGGCGCTCCCCGCCGTGGCAGCCGACGCGCCGGTGCGCGTCCTCGCCCGTGACGTCGCCTGCACTGCCGACGCCGCCGAGACCGCGGCGGGAGGAGCACGGCTCGACCTCTACGGCCCCGCGGCGCCCGGCGGCCCGCCGCGGCCGGTCGTCCTCTTCGTCCATGGTGGCGGCTGGCGGAACGGCGACAAGGCGCACGTCTGGGCGAAGCCGGCCGCGTTCGTCGCTCATGGCTGCCTGTTCGCCAGCGCCGGCTACCGGCTCGCGGCGCCGGCGACACCGCGCGACCAGGGGGCCGACGTGGCCGCGGCCGTCGCCTGGCTCCGCGACCATGCGCGTGAGCATGGCGGCGACGGCAACTCGATCTTCCTCGTGGGCCATTCGGCGGGGGCCCATCTGGCGGCGCTCGTCGGCACCGACGAGCGCCTGCTCGGCCACCACGGGCTCGCCCCCGCCGACCTCGGCGGTGTCGTCCTCCTCGACGGGGCAGGGTACGACATGCCCCGGCAGATGGCGGCGGCGCGGCTGCCACGGATGAAGGAGCTGTATCGCGATGCCTTCGGCGACGATCCGGAGGCGCAGCGCGACGCCTCGCCGATCACGCACGTCGCGCCGGGAAAACGGTATCCACCATTTCTGATCTTCCACGTCGGCCAGCGCCTCGACAGCCGCCAGCAGTCGGAGGCGCTCGCCGAGCGGCTCCGTACGGCCGGCGGCGCCGCGACGACCGTCCACGAGCCCGACAAAAACCACCTCACGCTCAATCGCGAGTTGGGCACTGCCGGCGACGGCCCGACGGCGAAGGTCCTCGCGTTTCTCGACGAGTGCCGTGCTTCACGCGCGGCGGCGGGGCACTGAAGGGCTCGGTCCGCCCGGACCACCGGTCCGTCGTGCGCGCCGTGGGAACCCGCCACCGCCACCGGGTGGGCGACCCGGACCGAAAACCGGTCCTATACTCCCCCCGTCACGTATTCGTGAACGGCGACGCAACTCCCGCGAGAGTGGCCATGGAGAAAAAGCAGCACGCGATCCTCGCCGCGCAGTCGGTCGCCGAGTGCCTCGTCGAGCAAGACTGGGGGGCCTACACGCCGACCGAGCACAAGACTTGGGAAACGCTCTACAACCGGCAGATGGCCACGCTCGAGGGCCATGCCTGCGACGAGTATTTCGCCGGCCTGAAGACACTCCGCCTCGGCGCCGAGCGGATCCCCGAGTACGCGGAGATGAACCGGCACCTCCGCGCCGCGACCGGCTGGGAGGTGGTCGCCGTCCCGGGTTTGATCGCCTCGCGCCCGTTTTTCACGATGCTCGCCAACCGGCAATTCCCGGCCGGCACGTTCGTGCGCACCCCGGAGCAGCTCGACTACCTCGAGGAGCCCGACATCTTTCACGACGTGTTCGGGCACGTGCCGTTGCTCACGCATCCGGCCTACGCCGCCTACATGGAGTCCTACGGCCGGGCCGGTCTCGACGCGATCGACCGCAAGGGGGTGAAGTTCCTCGCCCGGCTCAATTGGTACACGATCGAGTTCGGCCTGTTGCTCGTCGGCGGCACGCTGAAGGCCTACGGCGCCGGGATGATGTCGTCGTTCGGCGAGGCGCGGTACGTGCTGAACGACCCCTCGCCGCACGTCCTGAAGTTCGATCTCGAGCGCGTGCTGCGGACGGGCTACTACATCGACGACTTCCAGGCGACCTACTTCGCGATCGACAGCTTCGAGAAGCTGTTCACCGAGTGCATCGAGCGGCCGTTCGCGCCGCTCTACGAATCCTGCCGGCAGCAGCCGCCGCTGACGCCGTTTTCGATCGAGGCCACCGACACGGTGGTCCGCCGCGGGAGCGGCGCGTACTGGCAGGATTTCCCCGCGCGCAAGACGGCGCTCAAGTAAGTTCGCGGTTTGCCCTCTCCATCCGCGGTCGCTGGGTGTCGGCGTCGCGCGTTCGGCAGGGAGCACCGGCCGATCGGTGGTCAGCGTCCGTGGTTTCTCGATCGATATCGGTTCTCGTGTGGCCGCAGTACCGGAGCCATCGACCTACGCGATGTTATCGACGGCATTGGCATGTGGCGGTTGGCGGATGTTGCGGCGGAGGAGGAAGACCTGGCGACGTTGATCGGGCGCCGAGCGGGTTGAAGAGCCTGATGCTGGGATCGGCTCTGCGCGGAACCCC is a window from the Planctomycetota bacterium genome containing:
- a CDS encoding ABC transporter ATP-binding protein: MGGDHGSGAASVSSWQRLAVLLRLERSDCLTLALFATAVGILSIVTPVAIEQLVTTVSFGFQLWPVLVLSGVMLGFLLLSAALRSLQLLVAECLQRRIFVRTADAFADHFARAEIAAFDGRNPTDIVNRFFEVSSVQKAVASLLVEGIGILMISVVGLMVLAFYHPTLLTFAVVTAILVIFMLTILGRGGVRTSIAESYAKFDVAAWLEELAKCPHTFRFGRGGDLAHARADELADAYVQARRRHFSVVWRQNLFALLLDAIGSTVLLGLGGWLVINRQLTLGQLVAGELMVALVLSAISKIGKYIETFYDLQAALDKLGVIDTLPLEHSGGELLPATERPMAVVAEVVSRPGKTLRLEVPPGRRIAVYGPSGSGKTTLLETLALLRLPDQGLLEFDGLDARSLDRTATRLQVAYVGQSETFADTVAENVRVGRSDISAVDVRRALEMVGLADDVARLPRGVGTALAADGRPLSANAISRLSIARAIVGRPRLLLINGMLDALDIADCPQLIESLFDRQAPWTLVIVTARDDIRRRCDEAVEWA
- the nhaR gene encoding transcriptional activator NhaR produces the protein MEWLNYHHLLYFWMTAREGSITQACRRLHLTQPTVSGQIRALERSVQAKLFERSGRSLVLTETGTVVFRYAEEIFALGRELQDALADRPTGRAMRFSVGVADALPKVLVHRLLEPALHLDADIRVTCIDGEPERLLARLALHELDLVVTDYPASPRVGAKTFSHLLGDCGVSFLATETLARQYRRGFPQSLTGAPLLLPVPGTTLRRSLDQWFDEEEIRPRIRGEIADSGLLKAFAASGAGIFATPSAVEEEVAQMYGVTVVGREESLRERFYAISVEKRLKHPAVVAISQQARRQVFRS
- a CDS encoding PDZ domain-containing protein — translated: MSRSNAVLRGAGLAVVLAVALVQSGKAHAQERGAAPFLAEEVRSVAAARRMLAATVGLGSADGGLIEHGVASGVIVSPDGLILTVAHAMEGFDGDFAVLLSDGRVTRATALGHDRATDAGMLQISEPGPWPHVELGDSTSLSIGDWCLAAGHSDGIVAGRPAPVRLGRLRGVLRDERFQRFSLVTDCTLQPGDSGGPLVDLDGRLVGIGTSIATDVRDNFSVPIEVYRRQWDELRGGKRADGKPTSPALQSDFRDESLRHPAIRDRFAPIAAEAALSVVEILDDDRRVALGVVVGADGWILTKRSELPGEIRCRVGGRSLDATLVAADEALDLVLVKVEATGLEPIRWADGEPEVGRFVVTPGPARRPLAVGAVSVGTRPIPARTRYVGDDDDTPALGITLDDDPAVTGTVLKRVSPSGPARAAGLRRGDRIVALDGLPTLTAEDLATAIRAGAIGDRVTIDYCREGLWRQTEATLVPMADAQSDRPRRRDLAFSGPVSERRQGFPAAFSHDSVLPADACGGVVVGLDGRAVGLSIARFDRTTTHALPAAAVRAALARLLPAAP
- a CDS encoding alpha/beta hydrolase, translated to MSDFGNHRSKDRSGQLALRGRAAALVLAALAMALPAVAADAPVRVLARDVACTADAAETAAGGARLDLYGPAAPGGPPRPVVLFVHGGGWRNGDKAHVWAKPAAFVAHGCLFASAGYRLAAPATPRDQGADVAAAVAWLRDHAREHGGDGNSIFLVGHSAGAHLAALVGTDERLLGHHGLAPADLGGVVLLDGAGYDMPRQMAAARLPRMKELYRDAFGDDPEAQRDASPITHVAPGKRYPPFLIFHVGQRLDSRQQSEALAERLRTAGGAATTVHEPDKNHLTLNRELGTAGDGPTAKVLAFLDECRASRAAAGH
- a CDS encoding phenylalanine 4-monooxygenase, which gives rise to MEKKQHAILAAQSVAECLVEQDWGAYTPTEHKTWETLYNRQMATLEGHACDEYFAGLKTLRLGAERIPEYAEMNRHLRAATGWEVVAVPGLIASRPFFTMLANRQFPAGTFVRTPEQLDYLEEPDIFHDVFGHVPLLTHPAYAAYMESYGRAGLDAIDRKGVKFLARLNWYTIEFGLLLVGGTLKAYGAGMMSSFGEARYVLNDPSPHVLKFDLERVLRTGYYIDDFQATYFAIDSFEKLFTECIERPFAPLYESCRQQPPLTPFSIEATDTVVRRGSGAYWQDFPARKTALK
- a CDS encoding PEP-CTERM sorting domain-containing protein (PEP-CTERM proteins occur, often in large numbers, in the proteomes of bacteria that also encode an exosortase, a predicted intramembrane cysteine proteinase. The presence of a PEP-CTERM domain at a protein's C-terminus predicts cleavage within the sorting domain, followed by covalent anchoring to some some component of the (usually Gram-negative) cell surface. Many PEP-CTERM proteins exhibit an unusual sequence composition that includes large numbers of potential glycosylation sites. Expression of one such protein has been shown restore the ability of a bacterium to form floc, a type of biofilm.), which translates into the protein MSPRARRRSSKFAVCPLHPRSLGVGVARSAGSTGRSVVSVRGFSIDIGSRVAAVPEPSTYAMLSTALACGGWRMLRRRRKTWRR